A stretch of DNA from Microbacterium croceum:
AAGTCGGTGTCGGCGATGCGGGAATCCGCCTTGGTCTCGGATGCGGCGAGATCGCGCTGAGCGAGCACCATCGCCTCGAGGTCGTCGTCGGTGCGCCGCGCAGCGGCCAGGGCTGCCCCACCCGACTCCACGATCACGCGGAACTCGGTGAGCTCGCCGATCTCCGCCGAACGCGTGCGCACCTCCTCGCGGATCAGCCGCGGGTCCAGCGCCGCATCCTGCACGATGGCACCGCCCGACGCTCCTCGCGAGATCACGACCTGGCCGCTGCCTTCGAGAATGCGCAGCGCCTGCCGCAGGGTCTCTCGAGCGACGCCGAGCTGCTCGGCGAGCCGACGCTCCGGGGGCAGTCGATCGCCCGGGCGGATGCGGCCGAGCGCCATCTCGCGGCGGAGGAAGCCCACCACCGCCTGATATCCCGACACGGGTTGCAGCACAGCGCGGGAGAAGTCGCGGTGCGCCTCGTCGCGCTCACCCATGCGTACTCCGTCCGCCTAAAGGGGGAGACCCGGCCTGTCCACGCCCACGATCTGCTTCCCCACGAAGAAGTCAAGCACATCGTCGTCGCCGTGACCGCCGAGTCCGCTGGCGCCGAAGAAGCTCTGCGCCGACTGCGCGGACATGTCGAGAACACTGGTGCCGTTCACCTTGACCTCGCCCGCGACGAGCCGTGTGCCGAGAGCGGCCGCAGCCGCCTCATCCCCGCCGAAGACGTAGCCGGCGAGGCCGACCTGACCGGTGTTGGCGATGCGCACCGCCTCATCCTCGTCACGGTATGCGCCGACCTGGATCATGGGCCCGAACACCTCGTCCGCCAGGCCGGGGCCGTCGAGCACGGCCACGCTCGGCGCGAAGAACCAGCCGCTGTCCGGTGTGCGGTCGACCCGGAACACCTCTGCCCCCTGCCTCACGAGGCGATCACGCTGCTCCTCCAGCTCGGTGCGACGCGCGGCGAACGCCACCGGCCCCACCTCCGTGGCCTCGTCCAGGCTCGACCCGATCACGCGTCGTCCGAATTCGTCAGCCAGCAGCGCGGCGAGCTCGTCGCGGCGCGCACGGTCGACGAGCACGCGCCGTGGCGCCTCGCACCACTGACCGGAGAGCTTCAGCACCCCATCCGCCAGGGCTTTCGCCGCCGCGGGGAGATCGGCATCCGCACGCACGATCGCGGCGTTGTTCGAGCCGAGTTCGAGCTGCAGCCGGGCGAAGCGCGCCGCTGCCGTCGCCGCGATCGCCCTGCCCGTCGGCGTGGAGCCGGTCATCGAGATCGCCGCGATGCGCTCATCGCCCACGAGTCGGCGTCCCACACCTCCGCTCCCCTGCACCAGGTTGACGACGCCATCGGGGATGCCGACCGCGTGCGCACCCTCCAGCAGCAGCTGGGCGCTCCACGGTGAGAACGACGACGGCTTGAGCACCACGACGGCGCCCGCGGCGAGCGCGAACGCGGTCTTCTTGACCGCCATCGCCGACGGCGCGTTCCACGGCAGGATGAGCGCG
This window harbors:
- a CDS encoding FadR/GntR family transcriptional regulator gives rise to the protein MGERDEAHRDFSRAVLQPVSGYQAVVGFLRREMALGRIRPGDRLPPERRLAEQLGVARETLRQALRILEGSGQVVISRGASGGAIVQDAALDPRLIREEVRTRSAEIGELTEFRVIVESGGAALAAARRTDDDLEAMVLAQRDLAASETKADSRIADTDFHIALAEASRNALVRDAVEEARVRMFESVDLMSFEFVKESSWGAHEKILDAVRRGDAEGAAAAMRAHLRTTSEEFARVVDL
- a CDS encoding aldehyde dehydrogenase family protein, with product MTYPALRTWIGGVAEDSPESDGSWLHDPNTGEPLAPSLSSSTAQVDRAVAAAQAAHDDRRWRGSTPERRAELLDALAEWVDVRAEEIARLDALNSGVPISVTRLFGGANGATLRDAGRRAVAVQDSRLLPAEQGEVRLHRVPWGPTALILPWNAPSAMAVKKTAFALAAGAVVVLKPSSFSPWSAQLLLEGAHAVGIPDGVVNLVQGSGGVGRRLVGDERIAAISMTGSTPTGRAIAATAAARFARLQLELGSNNAAIVRADADLPAAAKALADGVLKLSGQWCEAPRRVLVDRARRDELAALLADEFGRRVIGSSLDEATEVGPVAFAARRTELEEQRDRLVRQGAEVFRVDRTPDSGWFFAPSVAVLDGPGLADEVFGPMIQVGAYRDEDEAVRIANTGQVGLAGYVFGGDEAAAAALGTRLVAGEVKVNGTSVLDMSAQSAQSFFGASGLGGHGDDDVLDFFVGKQIVGVDRPGLPL